In Zunongwangia sp. HGR-M22, the sequence TTTTCTTTGTGACCTTTCGGCCTTTTTCATAGCAATTTTTGAAGGGTCTATTTTACCATTCTTTCCTTGTATAGGAATTTACCAAAATCTACCACTCTTTCTAGTGGAGAATTATCAAAAACATCGAATACTGTATTTACAGATTTTTCGATTGCCACATCTGTACTTTCAAATTGTGCGGAATTGTCGTCCATCCAGAACTTTAGTAGGAAAAGTAATTGGATCCACGCTGCTTCAGAAAATACTTCTTCAGGTTGTTGTAAAAATTTTAAAGACTTTTCTTTATTGTCATCCTGAATTAAACCTTTAGCAAAAGACTTTACATTTTTTCGTAAACCTTTTAATTGCTCCAAATTTTTCATTCGGGTTGTTTCCTTCTTCAACGTGAAGATCACATAACTTCTATTCGCCGTTAGTACTTCAAAAAAGGTGTAATAAAAGGTTAGCATTTTTTCACGATTCGAAAAACCAGGATATTCTGGGCTCTTTTCGATAACGTTAATAGTATTTAGATAAAAAGCTTCCCAAATTCCTTTTTCTAAGCCTTCAAAACTTCCGTAGAAATTATAAAATTCTTCCTCTGCAATTCCATTTTCCTTACAAAACTTATATACCGTTTTTGGCGCATGCTCGTTTTCTAGCACATAATCCATATACATACTTATAAGCTTATGCGAATCTAGTTTCTTTTTTGCTGTAGTTGCTTTCTTTGTCGTTGCCATAATTTCCTTTTTCTCTTATCAAAGATATTAATTGTTTAACTTAAATACATATTTGTTAAACAAAATGTTTGTTAAAAATATTAGTTCTTATTTTTGAAATTCAATCACTTAGACATTTTAGTGTTTATAATACTGCAAGTCTTATGCCATGTTGACAGCAAATACGTAATGGTATTTTTTTTGGTTAATAGCAATTGTATTTGACACTAAAAACTAAAAATATATGGCAACTGGAAAGATTAATGTATCTGTAGATAACATTTTCCCGCTGATTAAGAAGTTTCTTTACAGCGATCACGAAATTTTCCTGAGAGAGTTAATTTCTAACGCTACCGATGCAACACTAAAATTAAAGCACCTAACAAACATTGGTGAAACCGACGTTGATTACGGGAATCCTGTAATTGACATTAAGGTTGATAAAGAGAACAAGAAAATACTCATTACCGATCAGGGTATTGGTATGACTAAAGAGGAAGTTGAAAAGTATATTAACGAAGTAGCTTTCTCTGGTGCTGAAGAATTCTTAGAAAAATATAAAGATTCTGCAAAAGATAGCGGAATTATCGGCCATTTTGGACTTGGTTTCTACTCGGCATTTATGGTTGCCCATAAAGTAGAAATTATAACAAAATCTTACAAGGATGAACCTGCAGCACATTGGACGTGTGAGGGAACTACCCAGTTTACCTTAGAAGATTCTGATAAGCAAGAACGCGGAACAGAAATTATTCTTCATGTAAACGAAGAAGACGAAGAATTTTTAGAAGATAATAGAATTGAAGAGCTTTTGGTGAAGTATAACAAGTTTATGCCTATTCCAATTCGTTTTGGAACCAAAGAAGAAACACTTCCGCTTCCTGATGATGCACCAGAAGATGCTAAGCCAGAAACAAAGACAGTTGATAATATCATCAACAATCCAAATCCAGCCTGGACAAAGCAGCCTACAGAATTAGAAGAAAAGGATTATAACAATTTTTATCGTGAATTGTATCCAATGCAATTCGAGGATCCTTTATTCCATATTCACTTAAATGTAGACTATCCATTTAATCTTACCGGGATTCTTTATTTCCCTAAGATGACTCAGGATATGAGCGTTCAAAAAGATAAAATTCAGCTTTACCAAAATCAGGTTTTTGTAACCGATAATGTTGAAGGTATTGTCCCTGAATTTTTAACCATGTTACGCGGAGTTATTGATTCGCCAGACATTCCTTTAAACGTATCTCGTTCTTATCTTCAGGCAGATGGTGCAGTGAAGAAAATTTCAAGCTATATCACAAGAAAAGTTGCTGATAAACTGAAATCACTGTTCAACAATAATCGTGAAGATTTCCAAGAAAAATGGAATGATATCAAAGTAGTTATCGAATATGGTATGCTTACGGAAGATAAATTTTACGAAAAAGCGCAGAAATTTGCTCTTTACCCAACAATCGATAACGAGTATTATACTTTTGAAGAATTGAAAGAAACTATTAAAGATAACCAAACCGATAAGGACGGTAATTTAGTAGTTCTATATGCTTCTAATCAAAATGAGCAACACAGCTACATACAGGCTGCGAAAGACAAAGGTTATAAAGTATTGTTATTAGATTCTCCTATTATTTCTCACCTATTGCAGAAATTAGAATCTTCAGAAGAAAAAATTACGTTCACCAGAGTAGATTCTGATCATGTAGATAACCTCATCAAAACGGATGAAGAGAAAATCTCTAAATTATCCGATGATGAAAAAGAGAAATTAAAAGGTGACTTTGAAAAAGTAGTACCTAAAGAAAAATATACCATCCAGATGGAAGCGATGGATAGTAATGCTGCGCCACTTATTATCACGCAACCAGAGTTTATGCGTAGAATGAAAGAAATGCAACAAACCGGTGGTGGCGGTATGTTTGGAATGGGTAACATGCCAGAGATGTACAATCTTGTGGTAAATACAAACCACCCATTAACTTCTGAAATTTTAGGTGCAGATGAAGAAACTCAGCAACGTCTAATTAAGCAATCTTTAGACCTTGCGAGGCTTTCACAAAACCTCCTAAAAGGGGAAGAATTGACTAACTTTATTAAGCGTAGTTTTGATATGGTGAAATAATTTTTCGCTTTAAGAATATTCAAAAAGCGTTGCTTTAATAGAGCAACGCTTTTTTATTTCTTTACAAATTTTCCAGAAAAGTGAAAAGTACGCTATAAAGTTACTGGCAGAATATTTCTATAAACCACCTGATAAAATTTTTGTGTATCGTAAGGTTTTATAATAATGTCATTCATTCCTGCGCTATGTATTTCTTCTCTAAATTCTTCGACTTCTACAGCTGTTAATGCTATTACCGGAATAACCTCATTAAATTCACGAATTTTACGAGTAGCTTCCATCCCGGTTATTCCTGGCATATTTACATCCATCAAAATAAGATCAAAATTGCCATTTCTAACTTTCTCTACCGCTTCATTTCCATTTTGAGCAATTTCGCATTCAAAGTTTTTCTGCTCTAAAATTCTTTTGGTAACGATTTGATTAATGCGATTATCATCTACAATTAGAATACGGCTTTTTAAGTCTTTTTGCATTTCTTCCGGTATAGAATTGTTTGCGTTATTTATTTCAAGCTGAGGTAAAACTACTTTTTCTTTATCGATTTGTAAATAGATCTCAAAACTAAAATTAGAACCTTTGTTTTCAATACTATTTAAATGAATATCAGATTCAAATAATTTGAGCATCTTTTTTACAATGGGTAAACCTAAACCTGTACCCTGATAATTGTAATTGGCAGGTTTTATTTGAGAGAATTCCTGAAAAATTTCCTTTTGTTTGCTTTGCGGTATTCCTATACCATCGTCCTCTATCTCAAATCTAAGTTTGCATTGCTCTGATGTTGCACTTAGGCATTTTACCCGAACCCAAATATTGCCTCTTTCGGTAAACTTTAGAGCATTCCCCATTAAATTTACCATTATTTGGGATAATCTTACCGAGTCTCCTATTAAGAATTGAGGGACATCTTGATCAATTTTAAGATGTATGGTATTTTTATTCTGAATCCTGGTAAATTCTAGTGTTTTATTAATGCTTTCCAGCAAATCGCCTAAATGAAAAGAAATGTATTCTAATTTCGCTTCCTTAGATTCCATTTTATTTATTTGCAATACATCGTTTATTAAAGCCAAAAGATAGTCTGCAGAGAACTTTAGCGATTTAAGATCGTTTTTATGATCCTTTAAACTCTTGTCCTCTAACAATAAAGTAGTTAAACCAATAACACCGTAGAGCGGCGTTCGAAGCTCGTGGCTTACAGTGGAAAAGAATTGCGTTTTTAGGTTTGATAAACGCTCAGAAGCTTCCTTCGATTTTTGTAATTCAAGATTTTTTTCTTTCAGCTCGTCAATCAATATTTTCCGCGAACTATTAATTTTATATAGAAATATTAGGATTATGGATAAAACAATGGCAGCAACCACAAGTAGAATAAGCTTTTCGTTAGACTTCTCGATAATTTTTTGTTGGTATTGCTTATCTTTTTTAACCAGTTCTAGATTTTTTTGATATTGATTTACATCGAATCTTGCATTAGCTGCTTGTATTTGAGTAGTCTTTTGATAATCAGAAACGATAGACTCATATTTATTTTGTTTTTTTAAAGCTGAAAAGGCTTCTTTGTAATTTCCATTTCTAAAAAGCATCTCAGCGTACCATTTATAAGCTTCTGCTCCCTCATATTCTAAACTATCACGATCTACAATTTCTACTGAATTCTCAAAATAAACCCTTGCAGAGTCAACTTCATTTAATGCTAAGAAATACCTTCCATACAGCGTATTAACATCGGCGTTTATATAAGACAACGGCCTATTTTTCAGGATTTTCGTGGCATTATCTAAATATTTTTTCGCTTTAGAAGATTGATTTTTATCAAGATACGTCCAGGCAATATTAATGTTTGGCGCTATCAGCTCTTCTTTATTATCCAACTTGATAGCAAGATCTATTACTCTATTGTAATAAGCGATTCCTTTTTGATAATCTCTATTAGATTCTGAATAGATATTCCCTAAATTATTAAAGGCCCACATCAATAAAGTATCATCATTTGCTGCGGTAGCATACTTTAAAGACTTTTTATAATGGGATTTAGCTCTAGTTGTATCTCTTAGCTCTTCGTAAGCCGTTCCTAAATTATTATGGGCATGATACAGGTAATAATTATTATCTCCTGCTAATCCTATAATATTCATCGCAGATTGGATGCCTTTATGGTAATTGTGATTATCCAAATATTGGACAGATGTATTTAGCAGATTTTCAAGGCTATCATTACTCACCTGAGCATCCATCCGAAGAAATACCAGATTTGTTAATAATCCTAAGATGAATATTTTACTAATCAAGCCAGATGGAGAATTAAAAATAATAGCATCGAAAATTACACGATTTAAGCCAATTACCAAAAAAAATAAGCTAAACTCGACAAAAACTTAGTCAAACTACCGTAAATTTATTATCTATTTAAAAAAAAAGAACTTTTATGCATTATCCGTGGCATTTATATTTAATGGGTTTCATGTATGCTATAGCAGGTATTAATCACTTTATAAAACCAAAAATGTATGTAAACATTATGCCTCCCTATATTCCGGCACACCTCAACATGGTCTATCTTAGCGGTATTGCAGAGATTATTTTAGGAATAGGTGTTTGTTTTGCCTTAACAAAAAACTATGCTATCTACGGAATTATAGCAATGTTGCTCATATTTTTCACCGTTCATTTTCACATGCTTTCCTCTCCTGAAGCCGGAGCAGGTTTACCTAAATGGGTATTAATTCTTCGCATTCCACTACAGTTTTTATTAATTTGGTGGGCATGGTTTTATTTGAAATTTTAAAATGACTGAAGAGATCAATCTTCCACAGGCTAAATTAATTTACATTACTAATTTTATAGAAACCGAGTTTGCAAATTTGGTTTTTGAAAAATTATATACGGAAACCGACTGGATTCAGGAACCCATTAAAATTTTTGGAAAAGAAATGATGCAACCAAGATTGACGAATCTTTTTGGCAAGAAGCCTTATTCCTATTCCAATATTATAATGAAACCAAATCCTCTGCCTGAAGTACTTCAGCAATTACAAGTTAAGATTGAAGAAGTGACAGATTCAAAATTCAATATTTGTCTAGCTAATTTATATCGCGATGGCCAAGACAGCATGGGCTGGCACAGCGATGATGAGAAAGAACTGGGGAAAAATCCGATTATCGCCTCGGTAAGTTTAGGAGGAGAAAGGATGTTTCATCTTCAGCATAAAACAAAAAAAGAGCTAAAACAAAAGTTTGTTTTAGCTCATGGTAGTTTACTTATAATGGCAGGTGAAACTCAGCACTATTGGAAACATCAGCTTCCTAAAACTAAAAAACAAGTTTCGCCAAGAATTAACCTCACTTTTAGGCAAATCTTGGATTAGCCATAAATTTCATTTAAAATCTTTGCTAAACGTATACCGCCCTTTTGTAATTGTTGTCTAATTGTTGGAAACCACTGGTACATGTATTTGTAACCAAGGTCATTATCTTCTTCAACAGATTTGTATAATTCTTCCGCAAGATCCCTACTTTCGTGCACCCAATCTAATAAGTTTCCGCTCTCGATAACCTTAATTTGCATTTTGCTTAATTCATCACGATTTTCAGCAAGCTCAGTATAACTCATCTGGTAAGAATCGATCATTTTGCTATCCCAAACGCTGTGGATATTGGTCTTTTTTCCAAACCATTCTACATCAACTCTATTGCCCCCTAAATCTGCAGCATGCCCAACGTGAAATGGCTGATGCAAATCTCCTACAAAATGAACAAGCATTTTTAAATGAAACTGCTTATCTTCTCTGGTTGCGTTTTTATCTTCCAAAACTTCAATACACTTTCTAATTCCCACCACAAGATCTCCATCTTCACTAGCATGTTCAATATCGTACTCGGTTGCCTCTGGATCTATATTCACGTAATGCCAAGGGCTATATTTTCTATAAGAAGGATCACTTTTAATGTCATCACCATGATTTGCTACAAATGCAAGGCTATGCCCATTTAATAATTTATCAATTGCTTTCTTAGCCCTCCTGTTTAAATGAACTTGCGCAATTTCACCAGTAGTTCTATGGCCTGTTTTACCCCACTCTATACCATTGGCCAAACCAAGATTGCTAATTAATAAAGCGCAAAGTACAATCAATACTCTTTTCATTCTGTTTCAATTTTGCTGCAAATATAACTAAGCTTAAGTAATTTAAATGTTAAACATCTAAAGTGACTGGTTTTAATTCAATATATTAGTAATATCATTTTAATATCAATTAAAAATTAAACTACCAATGACACAAGAAAAATCTTCATCTCCATCGAATGGCTATTTCATGCTTTTCATCTTCGCAATTCTATTTCTCGGAAGTATTTTAGGGTTTATTGCTATCAAAAATCCATGGTTTATTTTAGGGATTTTCTTAGCGATATTACTTGCACCGGGATTTATTTTAGTGAATCCTAATGAATCACGGGTGCTTCTATTATTTGGAGATTATCGCGGTACTGTAAAAAAGAATGGGCTTTTTTGGGTAAATCCCTTTTACACTAAAAAGAAAATTTCGTTACGTGCCAGAAACTTTGACAGTGAACGATTGAAAGTAAACGATAAACTGGGAAACCCGGTGATGATAAGCACTATCTTGGTTTGGCGTGTAAATGATACTTACAAAGCCTCTTTTGATGTTGATAATTTTGAAAATTTTGTAGTGGTACAAACCGATGCAGCGGTAAGAAAGCTGGCTAGTATGTATCCTTACGATAATTTTGCCGATGAAGGTTTAGATGAAGATATTACCTTAAGAAGTAGTGTTAACGAAGTGAGCGATGCACTAGAAAAAGAACTAGATGAACGCCTGGAAATCGCCGGAATCGAAGTTTTAGAGTCCCGTATCGGTTATTTGGCTTATGCGAACGAAATTGCCAGTGCCATGCTTAAAAGACAACAAGCTACGGCCATTGTAGCCGCTCGACATAAAATTGTTGAAGGCGCTGTAAGTATGGTAGAAATGGCTTTGGATGAATTAGGCAAAAAAGAGATCGTGCATTTAGATGAAGAACGCCGTGCTGCCATGGTAAGCAATCTAATGGTGATTCTTTGTGGCGATAAAGATGCCTCTCCCGTTGTAAATGCCGGTACACTTAACCATTAAATATGAGAGTATTTAAAGAAGAGCAACGATTTACACAGTGGTGGCTTATCGCAATCTTTACAATAGTCATCCTGGGAATTTTACTAAACTTTTTTTCTTATGAAAAACCGCTACAGCAATTCTCTACCTTCAGTATAGTGAGTAAAACAATAGGGATAATAATTGGCGTAGGTATTTTTTTAGTAAAAATGCGCACAAGAATCGACAAATCTGGAGTTGAAGTTTGGTTTAGTCCATTTAGATTTACTCGAAAATCTTTTACATGGAAAGAGCTTGAAAAAGCACATACTAGAAAATACAAACCTGTTACCGAATATGGGGGCTGGGGAATTCGCGGCTTAAACAAACCAAAGGCTTATAATGTAAAAGGGAACAAAGGAATTCAGTTAAAAACAAGAAAAGGACGCTATTTTCTTATCGGCACTCAGCAACCAGATAATGTAGACCGAGTAATTCGTAGATATTTTAATAATTCAGAACAATGAAAAAAATACTATTAATATTATCGATTTTAAACATTAATTTTTGTTTTGCTCAATTTGAAGATAAAGAAATTAAAATAAACAAATATGTTCATGGCACCCTTTGCCAACCCTCTGAAACAACAGAAACTGCTGCTTTAATCATTGCAGGGTCGGGACCAACAGATCGTGATGGTAATAATCCTATGCTACAAAACCACAGTCTAGAAATGCTGGCGCACGGTTTAGCTGAAAATAATATTGCCAGCTATAGATACGATAAAAGGATCTTTAGAATGCAGGAGCTACAATTTACCGAAGCTGATCTTTCTTTCGATAATTTTATTGAAGATGCCATAACCGCATTACAGTATTTAAAGGATTCGCTTCATTACAACAAAATAGTTGTTATTGGTCACAGCCAAGGCTCTTTGGTTGGGATGATCGCAGCTAAAGATCGTGCTTCAGGATTTATTTCTCTTGCCGGGCCTTCAGAAAAAATGAGCACAAAATTAATTGAGCAGATTAGCAACCAATCGGCAGCCTATGGCGATACCACTAAAGTTTACTTTCAGCAATTACACGAAAAAGATACTATAGAAAAAGTAAATCCATTTTTGATGAGCATTTTTAGACCATCGGTTCAGCATTTTATAAAAACCTGGGATAAATACGAACCTAAAAAAGAGCTTAAAAAACTCGACATCCCTATATTAATTGTAAATGGCAACAAAGACATTCAGATAAATGTTCACGATGCCGAAGGCTTAAAAAGTGTGGTAAGTGATGCCGAATTATTACTTTTGGAAAATATGAATCATATTTTAAAGTCTGAAGCCGAAACTAAGAAAAATGAAGAAGGAGAATTGATAGTGCATCCAGATCTAATTCCCGCACTTACAAAATTCATTCAGGAATTATAAAATATGGCTAAGAAAAAGGCATTTGCATTACGGGTAGATGAAGACATGCTAAAAGCTGTTGAAAAATGGGCTTCAGATGAATTTCGAAGCACCAATGGGCAGATCGAATGGATGCTTAGCAAATGTTTAAAGGAAGCAAAGAGACATCCTAAAAATAAAAATCAAGAAAAATAATGAATTATAAAATTGTCTTTTCAGACATTGACGGTACACTTTTAAATAAAGAAAGAGAATTATCACCATTCACCATAAAAATAATTAAAGAGGTAAAAGAAAAACTTCCCGTAGTGCTCATTTCGGCTAGAATGCCAGATGCAATGCACCACCTTCAGGAAGAACTTGATATTAGAGATTCACCAATAATTGCTTATAATGGCGGACTCGTTTTGGTTAACGACCAACCAATTAGCTCTGTTGAAATCCCAATGGATGCTTTAAAAGCTATACATCAATTTAATACTGAAAATAATCTTGATGTACACTTGAGTTTATATCACCATGATGAATGGTATGTTCCGCAAACCGATTTTTGGGCAGAGCGCGAAGAAAACAATACCAAAGTGGCGCCACAAATAAAACCAAATGCTGAAGTGATCGAAAAATGGACTTCAGAAAACAAAGGACCACATAAGATTATGGCTATGGGCGACGAGGCAAAAATCGATAAAATTAGCGAGTTTTTATCTAAAAATTATAGCGACGATCTACACTTTTACCGCTCTAACAATAACTACCTGGAAATTGCGAATAAGGAAATTTCTAAATTTTCTGCAATCCAATATTTATTAGATAATCATTACAAAATCTCTACGGAAGAAACTATAGCTTTTGGTGACAATTATAATGATATAGAAATGGTTGGTGGCGTAGGAATGGGCGTTGCTGTTTCTAATGCAAGACAGGAAGTTAAAGACGTTGCTGCAAAAATTACCGGACACGGCAAAGAAGATGGTGTAGCACAAATGCTTCAGGAAATATTTTCTTTATAATCTGTTGTGAATAAAATAAAGGCTAAGCAAGCAAGCTTTTTATTTTAATAAATCTATTTCAAGCTATCCCGATATCTATAGCTATCGATATCGGGATTACTATTTAACCCCAATTATCTACTGAAAACTAAATTATGTAGGTAGAATATAATTTGTATTTTGCCTGCAAATCTTAATTTTATGGAAGACATGCCGGTTTTTACTAATGATGCTGTAGTATTAGGTTTATTAATGCTATCGCTTGGTTTTGTTTTTTATACCTCGTCGATCAAAACTGGTTTTTGGGCAAAGTTCTATAAAATAGTGCCTGGCGTTTTGATGTGCTATCTAATTCCGGCGATTCTAAATTCTGCCGGACTTATAGACGCGTCGGTTTCTAACCTTTACTTTGTTGCTAGTCGATATTTATTACCGGCTTCTTTGGTTTTAATGACTTTAAGTATTGATCTAAAAGCAATATTTAATTTGGGACCAAAAGCTTTAATTATGTTTTTTGCGGCTACTTTAGGAATTATTATTGGTGGCCCAATCGCTATATTATTAATTTCTGCAATATCACCAGAAACTGTTGGTGGTGCAGGATTCGATGCTACATGGCGTGGACTTTCTACCCTGGCAGGTAGTTGGATTGGCGGTGGTGCAAACCAGGCAGCAATGTTAGAAATTTATCAATACAACCAAGAAAAGTACGGTGGGATGGTGTTAGTTGATATTGTTGTCGCTAACCTTTGGATGGCCATCGTGCTTTTAGGAGTTGGCAAAAGTGACCGAATAGACAAATGGCTGCAAGCCGATAACTCTGCTATAACTGATTTAAAAAATAAGGTTTCAGCATATTCCGAAAGCGTTAAACGCATTCCCAGTTTACCCGATTTTATGATTATTCTGGCACTAGCTTTTGGTGCTGTTGGAATAGCTCATTTTGGTGCCGACGAGATTTCAAGGTTTCTAATAAGTACTTTTGATGTTTTTCAGGATAAAAAAAGTACACTCGCTTCTTTTTCTTCTGAATTTTTCTGGATGATCACCATAGCTACTGCTATTGGAATTCTACTTTCTTTTACTAAATTTAAAAAATACGAAGGCGCCGGTGCTAGTAAAATAGGAAGCATTTTTATTTATGTTCTAGTGGCAACCATTGGTATGAAAATGGATCTTGGCGCAGTATTCGAAAATCCTGGATTAATAGCAATAGGTTTAGTTTGGATGAGTATACATGTACTTATTTTATTAGTAACCGCTAAATTGATAAAAGCCCCATATTTTTTCCTTGCAGTAGGCAGCCAGGCCAATGTTGGTGGCGCAGCTTCTGCTCCTGTTGTTGCGGCAGCATTCCACCCATCATTAGCTACGGTTGGCGTCCTTCTCGCTGTTTTTGGATATGTAGTGGGAACCTATGGAGCGATATTATGTACTATGCTAATGCAGATCGCTTCAGGAAGTTAGGATAGTAGATAATTTTAACTTCGGTATAATTAAAAAAAATTAAATCTTCAATATTAAGATAAAATAGAAAAATATAGGATATTTGCCTTGCTTAAACCAAGATACAATGAAAAAAACTAGCTTACTTTTACTTACTGTTCTTAGCATTATCGCCTGTTCCCAAAAAGAAACCAATCTTAAAGTTTCCGGAAACATTAAAGGACTTAAAAAAGGTACGCTATTTCTTCAAATGATCGAGGACACTGCTTTGGTAAGCGTAGATTCTGTAGAAATCAACGGAGACTCTAATTTCTTGCTTCAGGCTAATATTGATAGCCCGCAAATGATGTATTTATACCTGAATAAAGTTGACAATTCTGAATTTGATGATCGCTTAGATTTCTTTGCTGATGAAGGAGAAACCAAAATAACAACCTCCCTTGAAAAGTTTGAAACCGATGCCAAAATTACCGGTTCTCAGAATCAGGAAAAGCTTACAGAATACCGTAAAATGATGAGCAGGTTTAATGATAGTAATCTGGATATTATTAAAGAAAACTTTGAAGCTCAAAAAGCTGAAGATGATGATAAGCTTATAGAACTAGATAAGCGCTACGAAAGTCTTTTAAAGCGTAAATATCTTTACACCGTAAACTTTGCTCTTAATAACAAAGATTTAGAGGTAGCCCCTTACCTAGCCCTATCTGAAGTATTTGATGCCAATATTAAATATCTAGACACTATTTATAATTCTTTAGAAAAGAACGTTAGAAAATCTAAATACGGTAAGCAACTAAAAAGTTTTCTAAAAGAGCGTCGCGCAGAAGAAAAATTAGAAGACAAAATAGAAGCAGATAACGAACAATCCAATTCTTAATTGCAATAGATAGAAAATTTAAAGCCGCATTATAGCGGCTTTTTTTATTCGACATTTTAGAAAACATTGCTAAAAAGCTTTAAGAGAACCTTAGTAGTTGTTCGCTAGCCTTTTCTTTAACTTTGAGAAAAAGGCTTATATGATTGCGAAACCTAATCCTAAGGAAAAATATGATTTAATTTGTGTTGGAGGCGGAATAATGAGTGCCACTTTAGCGCTTATGACCAAAATTATAGATCCCGATGCAAAGATTATTATTTTTGAACGTCTTAAAAAAGTAGCTCAAGAAAGTACAGAAGCCTGGAATAATTCGGGAACAGGACATTCCGCATTTTGTGAGCTCAATTACACTCCAGAAAATAAAGATGGCAAAATAGATATTTCTAAAGCCAAACAAATATTTCAGCAATTCGAACAATCAAAGCAATTCTGGTCTTACTTATTAGAAAAAGGGTTGCTGAAAAATCCCAAAAACTTTATTCATTCCATACCTCATCATAGCTGGGTTACAGGAAAAGACAATGTCGATTTTCTTAAAAAAAGACATGCAGAAATGACCAAAAGTTTTATGTTCTCAGAAATGAAATTTTCTGAGCAAACTGAAGACTTAAAAAAGTGGTTTCCGCTAATAATGAAAGATCGTAACGATAGCGAGCCTATGGCAGGAACTCGAATGGAACTGGGAACAGGAGTTAATTTTGGAAATT encodes:
- a CDS encoding TetR family transcriptional regulator C-terminal domain-containing protein: MATTKKATTAKKKLDSHKLISMYMDYVLENEHAPKTVYKFCKENGIAEEEFYNFYGSFEGLEKGIWEAFYLNTINVIEKSPEYPGFSNREKMLTFYYTFFEVLTANRSYVIFTLKKETTRMKNLEQLKGLRKNVKSFAKGLIQDDNKEKSLKFLQQPEEVFSEAAWIQLLFLLKFWMDDNSAQFESTDVAIEKSVNTVFDVFDNSPLERVVDFGKFLYKERMVK
- the htpG gene encoding molecular chaperone HtpG; this translates as MATGKINVSVDNIFPLIKKFLYSDHEIFLRELISNATDATLKLKHLTNIGETDVDYGNPVIDIKVDKENKKILITDQGIGMTKEEVEKYINEVAFSGAEEFLEKYKDSAKDSGIIGHFGLGFYSAFMVAHKVEIITKSYKDEPAAHWTCEGTTQFTLEDSDKQERGTEIILHVNEEDEEFLEDNRIEELLVKYNKFMPIPIRFGTKEETLPLPDDAPEDAKPETKTVDNIINNPNPAWTKQPTELEEKDYNNFYRELYPMQFEDPLFHIHLNVDYPFNLTGILYFPKMTQDMSVQKDKIQLYQNQVFVTDNVEGIVPEFLTMLRGVIDSPDIPLNVSRSYLQADGAVKKISSYITRKVADKLKSLFNNNREDFQEKWNDIKVVIEYGMLTEDKFYEKAQKFALYPTIDNEYYTFEELKETIKDNQTDKDGNLVVLYASNQNEQHSYIQAAKDKGYKVLLLDSPIISHLLQKLESSEEKITFTRVDSDHVDNLIKTDEEKISKLSDDEKEKLKGDFEKVVPKEKYTIQMEAMDSNAAPLIITQPEFMRRMKEMQQTGGGGMFGMGNMPEMYNLVVNTNHPLTSEILGADEETQQRLIKQSLDLARLSQNLLKGEELTNFIKRSFDMVK
- a CDS encoding tetratricopeptide repeat-containing hybrid sensor histidine kinase/response regulator; translated protein: MVIGLNRVIFDAIIFNSPSGLISKIFILGLLTNLVFLRMDAQVSNDSLENLLNTSVQYLDNHNYHKGIQSAMNIIGLAGDNNYYLYHAHNNLGTAYEELRDTTRAKSHYKKSLKYATAANDDTLLMWAFNNLGNIYSESNRDYQKGIAYYNRVIDLAIKLDNKEELIAPNINIAWTYLDKNQSSKAKKYLDNATKILKNRPLSYINADVNTLYGRYFLALNEVDSARVYFENSVEIVDRDSLEYEGAEAYKWYAEMLFRNGNYKEAFSALKKQNKYESIVSDYQKTTQIQAANARFDVNQYQKNLELVKKDKQYQQKIIEKSNEKLILLVVAAIVLSIILIFLYKINSSRKILIDELKEKNLELQKSKEASERLSNLKTQFFSTVSHELRTPLYGVIGLTTLLLEDKSLKDHKNDLKSLKFSADYLLALINDVLQINKMESKEAKLEYISFHLGDLLESINKTLEFTRIQNKNTIHLKIDQDVPQFLIGDSVRLSQIMVNLMGNALKFTERGNIWVRVKCLSATSEQCKLRFEIEDDGIGIPQSKQKEIFQEFSQIKPANYNYQGTGLGLPIVKKMLKLFESDIHLNSIENKGSNFSFEIYLQIDKEKVVLPQLEINNANNSIPEEMQKDLKSRILIVDDNRINQIVTKRILEQKNFECEIAQNGNEAVEKVRNGNFDLILMDVNMPGITGMEATRKIREFNEVIPVIALTAVEVEEFREEIHSAGMNDIIIKPYDTQKFYQVVYRNILPVTL
- a CDS encoding DoxX family protein translates to MHYPWHLYLMGFMYAIAGINHFIKPKMYVNIMPPYIPAHLNMVYLSGIAEIILGIGVCFALTKNYAIYGIIAMLLIFFTVHFHMLSSPEAGAGLPKWVLILRIPLQFLLIWWAWFYLKF
- a CDS encoding alpha-ketoglutarate-dependent dioxygenase AlkB family protein: MTEEINLPQAKLIYITNFIETEFANLVFEKLYTETDWIQEPIKIFGKEMMQPRLTNLFGKKPYSYSNIIMKPNPLPEVLQQLQVKIEEVTDSKFNICLANLYRDGQDSMGWHSDDEKELGKNPIIASVSLGGERMFHLQHKTKKELKQKFVLAHGSLLIMAGETQHYWKHQLPKTKKQVSPRINLTFRQILD
- a CDS encoding S1/P1 nuclease, whose translation is MKRVLIVLCALLISNLGLANGIEWGKTGHRTTGEIAQVHLNRRAKKAIDKLLNGHSLAFVANHGDDIKSDPSYRKYSPWHYVNIDPEATEYDIEHASEDGDLVVGIRKCIEVLEDKNATREDKQFHLKMLVHFVGDLHQPFHVGHAADLGGNRVDVEWFGKKTNIHSVWDSKMIDSYQMSYTELAENRDELSKMQIKVIESGNLLDWVHESRDLAEELYKSVEEDNDLGYKYMYQWFPTIRQQLQKGGIRLAKILNEIYG